In Rahnella variigena, one DNA window encodes the following:
- the tcyN gene encoding L-cystine ABC transporter ATP-binding protein TcyN, translating to MSTIDVKQLTKKFNKQTVLHGIDLQVNAGEVVAIIGPSGSGKTTLLRSINLLEEPDGGTIKVGNIEIDASKPISKQKDKVRELRKQVGFVFQNFNLFPHRSVLENIIEGPVIVKGEPKEKAIATARQLLEKVGLNGKENAYPRRLSGGQQQRVAIARALAMNPEVILFDEPTSALDPELVGEVLNTIRALALEHRTMVIVTHEMSFARDVADRAIFMDQGRIVEQGPAKELFSNPQHARTKQFLEKFLAH from the coding sequence ATGAGTACTATCGACGTAAAGCAACTGACTAAAAAGTTCAACAAGCAGACGGTGTTACACGGTATTGATTTGCAGGTGAATGCCGGAGAAGTGGTGGCGATTATCGGGCCGAGCGGTTCCGGTAAAACCACGTTACTGCGCAGTATTAATCTGCTGGAAGAGCCGGATGGCGGCACCATCAAAGTCGGCAATATTGAAATTGATGCCAGTAAGCCGATCAGCAAGCAAAAAGATAAAGTGCGTGAACTGCGCAAACAGGTCGGTTTTGTCTTCCAGAACTTCAATCTGTTCCCGCACCGCTCTGTGCTGGAAAACATTATTGAAGGGCCGGTGATTGTGAAGGGCGAGCCGAAAGAAAAGGCCATTGCTACCGCGCGTCAGTTACTGGAAAAGGTCGGATTAAATGGCAAAGAAAACGCCTATCCGCGACGCCTTTCCGGCGGTCAGCAGCAGCGTGTGGCTATTGCCCGCGCACTGGCGATGAACCCGGAAGTGATTTTGTTCGATGAACCGACCTCAGCGCTGGATCCGGAGCTGGTCGGCGAAGTGCTTAACACTATCCGCGCGCTGGCGCTCGAGCACCGCACCATGGTGATCGTGACCCATGAAATGAGCTTCGCCCGCGATGTCGCGGACCGGGCGATCTTTATGGATCAGGGCCGGATCGTGGAGCAGGGACCCGCGAAAGAGCTGTTCTCTAATCCGCAACACGCCCGCACAAAACAGTTCCTCGAGAAGTTTTTGGCTCACTAA
- the fliZ gene encoding flagella biosynthesis regulatory protein FliZ, which produces MPAGIKTRPLSRYLKDFKHSQTHCSQCAKELDRMALVFRGQIINKEAIAKMDQPIDDDVWHNLSQELTALCRFCSEISCNSHSSYFDIMAFKQYLFEQTEMNHSTVREYVVRLRRLDEILSANNYPLDKLSGDSIHQRIISDLPVAGHDNYRIALRKYDQYLAWQKSA; this is translated from the coding sequence ATGCCAGCGGGAATCAAAACAAGGCCTTTAAGCCGTTATCTTAAAGATTTTAAACACAGTCAGACTCACTGCTCACAGTGTGCAAAAGAACTCGACAGGATGGCCTTGGTGTTTCGCGGGCAAATCATCAATAAAGAGGCCATCGCCAAGATGGATCAGCCTATTGATGATGACGTGTGGCACAACCTGTCGCAGGAACTGACCGCACTGTGTCGTTTTTGCAGTGAGATAAGCTGTAACAGCCATTCGTCTTATTTCGACATTATGGCGTTTAAGCAATATCTGTTCGAACAGACTGAGATGAATCACAGCACGGTGCGCGAGTACGTTGTCCGCCTCCGCCGTCTGGATGAAATCCTCTCTGCCAATAACTATCCTCTGGATAAACTTTCCGGGGATAGCATCCACCAGCGGATCATCAGTGATTTGCCGGTGGCGGGACACGATAACTACCGTATTGCCCTGCGCAAATACGACCAGTATCTGGCCTGGCAGAAATCTGCATAA
- a CDS encoding nitrate reductase subunit alpha — MSKFLDRFRYFKQLAEPFADGHGQTLDTNRDWEDGYRSRWQHDKVVRSTHGVNCTGSCSWKIYVKNGLVTWETQQTDYPRTRPDLPNHEPRGCPRGASYSWYLYSANRLKYPLMRKKLIQLWREAKLKHSDPVDAWGSIINQPEKAKEYKAARGRGGFVRSSWQEVNELIAASNVYTAKTFGPDRIIGFSPIPAMSMVSYASGARYLSLIGGVCLSFYDWYCDLPPASPQTWGEQTDVPESADWYNSSYIIAWGSNVPQTRTPDAHFFTEVRYKGTKTVAITPDYAEIAKICDQWLAPKQGTDSALALAMGHVILKSFHIDNPSQYFTDYVRRYTDMPMLVMLEPREDGSYAAGRMLRASDLVDNLGQENNPQWKTIAFDENTGELVSPLGSIGYRWGEKGQWNLESREGKEHKDVSLKLSLLDDHDEVVSVGYPYFGGAVSEHFNSVALDEILMHKLPVKRLQLADGSTGLVASVYDLTLANYGIERGLNDENCAQSYDEIKAYTPAWAEKITGVSQQNIERIAHEFADNANKTHGRSMIIVGAGMNHWYHLDMNYRGLINMLIFCGCVGQSGGGWAHYVGQEKLRPQTGWQPLAFGLDWQRPPRQMNSTSFFYNHSSQWRYETVAPQELLSPLADKSKFTGSMIDYNVRAERMGWLPSAPQLSVNPLRIAEQAKAAGLSPADFTVAALKEGSVRFASEQPDNPQNFPRNLFVWRSNLLGSSGKGHEYMLKYLLGTEHGIQGDDLGIQGGVMPEEVEWQAQGGEGKLDLVVTLDFRMSSTCLYSDIVLPTATWYEKDDMNTSDMHPFIHPLSAAVDPAWDSKSDWEIYKGIAKEFSRVCVGHLGVETDVVTLPIQHDSAAELAQPFGVEDWKKGECDLIPGRTAPHLMAVERDYPNTYERFTSVGPLLEKLGNGGKGISWNTDSEVDLLKKLNYTKADGTAKGQPMINSAIDAAEVILTLAPETNGQVAVKAWAALSENTGRDHTHLALNKEDEKIRFRDIQAQPRKIISSPTWSGLEDEHVSYNACYTNVHELIPWRTLSGRQQIYQDHAWMRAFGESLLVYRPPIDTRAAQPLLNAKPNGNPEMALNFLTPHQKWGIHSTYSDNLLMLTLGRGGPIVWLSEDDATKLGIEDNDWIEAFNANGSLSARAVVSQRVPAGMTMMYHAQERIVNIPGSEISQQRGGIHNSVTRVCPKPTHMIGGYAQLAYGFNYYGTVGSNRDEFVIVRKMNRIDWLDDEGNDYVQDAVQQEKAK, encoded by the coding sequence ATGAGCAAGTTTCTTGACCGGTTTCGCTATTTCAAACAGCTAGCTGAACCTTTCGCTGACGGCCACGGCCAGACGCTGGATACCAATCGTGACTGGGAAGACGGCTACCGCAGCCGCTGGCAGCACGACAAAGTGGTGCGTTCCACACACGGTGTGAACTGCACCGGTTCATGCAGCTGGAAGATTTACGTTAAAAACGGTCTGGTCACCTGGGAAACCCAGCAGACTGACTATCCGCGCACCCGTCCGGATCTGCCGAACCACGAACCGCGTGGCTGCCCGCGTGGTGCCAGCTATTCCTGGTATCTCTACAGCGCAAACCGCCTGAAATATCCACTGATGCGCAAAAAGCTGATCCAGTTATGGCGTGAAGCCAAACTGAAACACAGCGATCCGGTGGATGCCTGGGGCTCGATCATTAATCAGCCGGAAAAAGCCAAAGAATATAAAGCCGCACGCGGACGCGGTGGGTTTGTGCGTTCAAGCTGGCAGGAAGTGAATGAGCTGATTGCAGCCTCCAACGTGTATACCGCCAAAACTTTTGGCCCGGACCGCATTATCGGTTTCTCGCCAATTCCGGCGATGTCGATGGTGTCTTACGCATCCGGCGCTCGTTATCTGTCGCTGATCGGCGGCGTGTGTCTGAGCTTCTACGACTGGTACTGCGATTTGCCACCGGCTTCTCCGCAAACCTGGGGCGAGCAGACCGACGTGCCGGAATCGGCTGACTGGTACAACTCTTCATATATTATCGCCTGGGGTTCTAACGTTCCGCAGACCCGTACGCCGGATGCTCACTTCTTTACCGAAGTGCGTTACAAAGGCACCAAAACGGTGGCCATTACGCCGGATTACGCTGAAATCGCTAAGATTTGCGACCAGTGGCTGGCACCGAAACAAGGCACCGACAGCGCGCTGGCGCTGGCAATGGGTCATGTGATCCTTAAATCCTTCCATATTGATAATCCAAGTCAGTACTTCACTGATTACGTGCGTCGCTATACCGACATGCCGATGCTGGTGATGCTGGAACCACGTGAAGACGGTTCCTATGCCGCAGGCCGTATGCTGCGTGCGTCCGATCTGGTGGACAATCTCGGTCAGGAAAATAACCCGCAGTGGAAAACCATCGCCTTTGACGAAAACACCGGCGAGCTGGTTTCACCGTTAGGTTCTATCGGTTACCGCTGGGGTGAAAAAGGCCAGTGGAATCTGGAATCCCGCGAAGGGAAAGAACATAAAGACGTCAGCCTGAAGCTGAGCCTGCTCGACGATCACGACGAAGTGGTCAGCGTGGGTTATCCGTACTTCGGCGGCGCGGTCAGCGAGCATTTCAACAGCGTCGCGCTTGATGAAATCCTGATGCACAAACTGCCGGTCAAACGCCTGCAACTGGCAGACGGCAGCACCGGTCTGGTGGCAAGCGTTTACGACCTGACGCTGGCGAACTATGGCATTGAACGCGGCCTGAACGATGAAAACTGCGCGCAAAGCTATGACGAAATCAAAGCCTACACGCCAGCCTGGGCCGAGAAAATTACCGGTGTTTCTCAGCAGAACATCGAGCGCATCGCCCATGAATTTGCCGATAACGCCAACAAAACCCACGGTCGTTCGATGATCATCGTCGGTGCCGGGATGAACCACTGGTATCACCTCGACATGAACTACCGCGGTTTGATCAACATGCTGATCTTCTGCGGTTGTGTTGGTCAGAGCGGTGGCGGCTGGGCACACTACGTCGGACAGGAAAAACTGCGTCCGCAAACCGGCTGGCAGCCACTGGCGTTTGGCCTCGACTGGCAGCGTCCGCCACGCCAGATGAACAGCACGTCGTTCTTCTATAACCATTCCAGCCAGTGGCGTTACGAAACCGTCGCGCCGCAGGAACTGTTGTCCCCGCTGGCAGATAAATCCAAATTTACCGGCAGCATGATCGACTATAACGTGCGCGCCGAGCGTATGGGCTGGTTGCCGTCTGCGCCACAGCTGAGCGTTAACCCGCTGCGCATCGCGGAACAGGCGAAAGCCGCCGGTTTATCGCCGGCTGATTTCACCGTGGCAGCGCTGAAAGAAGGCAGCGTACGCTTTGCTTCTGAACAGCCGGACAATCCGCAGAACTTCCCGCGCAACCTGTTCGTCTGGCGCTCCAACCTGCTGGGTTCTTCCGGTAAAGGCCACGAGTACATGCTGAAATATCTGCTGGGTACTGAACACGGTATTCAGGGTGATGATTTAGGCATTCAGGGCGGTGTGATGCCGGAAGAAGTCGAATGGCAGGCGCAGGGCGGCGAAGGCAAACTGGATCTGGTGGTGACGCTTGATTTCCGTATGTCCAGCACTTGCCTGTATTCAGACATCGTTCTGCCAACCGCGACCTGGTATGAAAAAGACGACATGAATACGTCGGATATGCATCCGTTTATTCATCCGCTGTCAGCGGCTGTGGATCCTGCCTGGGATTCGAAAAGCGACTGGGAAATCTACAAAGGCATCGCCAAAGAATTCTCCCGCGTCTGTGTCGGCCATCTGGGTGTGGAAACCGATGTGGTGACGTTGCCTATCCAGCACGATTCCGCCGCTGAACTGGCGCAGCCGTTCGGTGTGGAAGACTGGAAAAAAGGGGAATGTGACCTGATCCCGGGGCGTACCGCACCGCATCTGATGGCCGTTGAACGCGATTATCCAAATACTTATGAGCGCTTCACGTCGGTCGGTCCGTTGCTGGAAAAACTCGGTAACGGCGGTAAAGGCATCAGCTGGAATACTGACAGCGAAGTCGATTTACTGAAAAAACTGAATTACACCAAAGCGGATGGCACCGCCAAAGGCCAGCCGATGATTAACTCCGCGATAGATGCGGCAGAAGTCATCCTGACGCTGGCACCGGAAACCAACGGTCAGGTGGCAGTGAAAGCCTGGGCGGCGCTGAGCGAAAATACCGGCCGCGACCATACGCATCTGGCGCTGAATAAAGAAGACGAGAAAATCCGCTTCCGCGATATTCAGGCGCAGCCGCGCAAAATCATCTCGAGTCCGACGTGGTCGGGTCTGGAAGATGAACACGTTTCTTACAACGCCTGTTACACCAACGTGCATGAGCTGATCCCATGGCGCACGCTGTCCGGCCGTCAGCAGATTTATCAGGATCACGCGTGGATGCGTGCGTTCGGTGAAAGCCTGCTGGTGTACCGTCCGCCAATCGACACCCGCGCGGCGCAGCCGTTGCTGAATGCGAAGCCGAATGGTAATCCGGAAATGGCGCTGAACTTCCTGACGCCGCACCAGAAATGGGGCATTCACTCCACCTACAGCGACAACCTGCTGATGCTGACCTTAGGTCGCGGCGGCCCGATTGTCTGGCTGAGTGAAGACGATGCGACAAAACTGGGTATCGAAGATAACGACTGGATCGAAGCGTTCAACGCCAATGGTTCACTGAGCGCCCGTGCGGTGGTCAGCCAGCGCGTACCGGCGGGGATGACCATGATGTATCACGCGCAGGAACGCATCGTGAATATTCCGGGCTCTGAAATCAGCCAGCAGCGCGGCGGTATTCACAACTCCGTTACCCGCGTTTGCCCGAAACCGACTCACATGATCGGCGGCTATGCGCAGCTGGCATACGGTTTCAACTACTACGGCACGGTCGGTTCTAACCGCGATGAATTCGTGATTGTGCGCAAAATGAACCGCATCGACTGGTTAGACGATGAAGGCAATGACTACGTGCAGGACGCCGTGCAACAGGAGAAAGCCAAATGA
- a CDS encoding D-cysteine desulfhydrase produces MLKTRLEAFDRLELLSSPTPLEKLHRLSEFTGRDIYIKRDDITPLALGGNKLRKLEYLAAAALAEGADTLVTAGAIQSNHVRQTAAVAAKLGLKCVALLENPIGTTEANYLTNGNRLLLDLFNVEVVMCDALHDPMAQLAEQAERLEAQGFRPYVVPVGGSNALGALGYVQCALEIAEQSSANFVDFSAVVVASGSAGTHAGLAVALHHLMPDTQLIGVTVSRSAQDQRPKVEAIARELATSLQFDDNAPPVILWDEYFAPRYGEPNEAGMAAVKLLAEQEAMLLDPVYTGKAMAGLLDGIERGLFPDEGPILFIHTGGAPALFAYHPQV; encoded by the coding sequence TTGCTTAAAACCCGGCTGGAAGCCTTTGACCGTCTCGAACTCTTAAGCAGCCCGACGCCGCTGGAGAAACTTCATCGTCTCTCGGAATTCACCGGACGCGATATTTACATTAAGCGCGACGACATCACGCCGCTGGCGCTGGGCGGCAACAAGCTGCGTAAGCTGGAATATCTGGCCGCCGCTGCGCTGGCAGAAGGCGCAGATACGCTGGTGACCGCCGGGGCCATTCAGTCTAACCATGTGCGTCAGACAGCGGCCGTTGCCGCCAAGCTGGGTCTGAAATGCGTGGCGCTGCTGGAAAACCCCATCGGCACCACAGAAGCCAATTATCTGACTAACGGTAACCGTCTGCTGCTGGATTTATTTAATGTGGAAGTGGTGATGTGCGACGCGCTGCATGATCCGATGGCGCAGCTGGCAGAACAGGCTGAACGTCTGGAAGCGCAGGGGTTCCGTCCGTACGTTGTGCCGGTCGGCGGCTCGAATGCGCTCGGTGCGCTGGGCTATGTGCAGTGCGCACTGGAAATCGCCGAGCAGTCTTCGGCCAATTTTGTTGATTTCAGCGCCGTCGTGGTGGCTTCCGGCAGTGCGGGAACTCACGCCGGGCTGGCGGTCGCACTGCATCATTTAATGCCTGACACGCAACTGATTGGCGTGACAGTGTCACGCAGTGCGCAGGATCAGCGTCCGAAAGTGGAAGCCATTGCCCGTGAACTGGCAACATCGCTTCAGTTTGATGACAATGCGCCGCCGGTTATTTTGTGGGATGAGTATTTTGCTCCGCGCTACGGTGAGCCGAACGAAGCCGGAATGGCAGCAGTAAAACTGCTTGCAGAGCAGGAAGCCATGCTGCTGGATCCGGTGTATACCGGCAAAGCGATGGCCGGATTGCTCGACGGCATCGAGCGTGGTTTGTTCCCGGATGAAGGCCCGATCCTGTTCATTCACACGGGTGGCGCACCGGCACTGTTTGCGTATCATCCGCAAGTTTGA
- the tcyJ gene encoding cystine ABC transporter substrate-binding protein: MGFSALRRRLVLGAVAVTLSTGLISNSFADEGLLKKVKDRGTLIVGLEGTYPPFSFQGEDGKLTGFEVDFADALAQHMGVKAKLQPTKWDGMLASLESKRIDVVINQVTISPERQKKYDFSTPYTVSGIQALVKKGAESSITKPEDLKGKKVGVGLGTNYEQWLRANVPGVDVRTYDDDPTKYQDLRVGRINAILVDRLAALDLVKKTGDTLAVAGAPFSRQESGVAIRKDNPELLAAINTAIAEMQKDGSLAKISEKWFGADVTK; encoded by the coding sequence ATGGGTTTTTCAGCGTTACGTCGTCGTTTAGTCCTCGGGGCAGTGGCCGTGACATTATCCACCGGGCTTATCAGCAACAGCTTTGCGGATGAAGGTTTACTGAAGAAAGTCAAAGATCGCGGCACATTGATTGTCGGTCTTGAAGGTACGTATCCTCCGTTCAGTTTCCAGGGTGAAGACGGCAAACTGACCGGTTTTGAAGTGGATTTCGCTGATGCGCTGGCACAGCACATGGGCGTGAAAGCTAAACTGCAACCGACCAAATGGGACGGTATGCTGGCTTCACTGGAATCCAAGCGTATTGATGTGGTTATCAACCAGGTGACCATTTCTCCTGAGCGCCAGAAAAAATACGATTTCTCTACGCCATACACCGTGTCCGGTATTCAGGCGCTGGTGAAGAAGGGCGCAGAAAGCTCGATTACCAAACCTGAAGATCTGAAAGGCAAAAAAGTCGGCGTGGGTCTGGGTACTAACTACGAACAATGGCTGCGTGCAAACGTGCCAGGTGTTGATGTCCGTACTTATGATGATGACCCGACCAAATATCAGGATCTGCGCGTAGGCCGTATCAATGCGATTCTGGTTGACCGTCTGGCGGCACTGGATCTGGTGAAGAAAACCGGTGATACCCTGGCTGTTGCAGGCGCACCGTTCTCCCGTCAGGAATCCGGCGTAGCAATCCGTAAGGACAACCCTGAACTGCTGGCGGCAATCAACACGGCGATTGCTGAAATGCAGAAAGACGGCTCACTCGCGAAGATCTCTGAAAAGTGGTTTGGTGCTGACGTGACGAAGTAA
- a CDS encoding chloride channel protein, whose product MTLKALNPEYLQKSDLINLLIAIPAGIVAALVTIAFRGAISGVNGLMFTDGSDITKAFNEYPKLIWPLITTAGGVIAGFILILALRYENKHGKMPDYLDVIDQRLPGIPVVSTVLRGLSSLASIASGGSIGREGAMVQLSALSGSLLGRFSRFKGVHQSDIIAMAAAGGLAAVYHAPFAGALFVAEIAFGVTAVQRLIPLFISASVAVLTVRSLTDYAPLYLYSSVSFSPSLGAIFTVLIIGVATGILGPLFISSIDKVRQWMKPISHPALRLGLGGLGVGLVAMISPLVLGNGFEVIDLILNDGDLQTSLLVLLILKILATAITIGSGAVGGLFTPSLLIGAAGGALVCTFLQWLGFDPGPVGLYAAIGMSALLAATSHAPLMSIMMAFEMTLNSSLLFPLMLATAISYVVASRLKVGGTYPVLTRHNARFAAKNAFEYSTVASLISPCSKMYVDASLSEVVSEGLKQRTRYVYVVDREERFLGVVPTNVVAAGLIDGSVKSDSPMDSFIEQEFTTIFQQASYEQAWAMFSNSPLERLPVLEDAESRRLLGVITKASLLNKAKDFL is encoded by the coding sequence ATGACGCTGAAAGCCCTTAATCCTGAATACCTGCAAAAGAGCGATCTGATAAATCTGCTGATTGCCATTCCTGCCGGGATTGTCGCTGCGCTGGTGACGATTGCGTTTCGCGGGGCCATTTCGGGTGTCAACGGCCTGATGTTCACGGACGGCAGTGACATCACCAAAGCTTTCAATGAATACCCGAAACTCATCTGGCCGCTGATCACCACCGCCGGTGGCGTGATTGCCGGTTTCATCCTGATCCTGGCGCTGCGTTATGAAAACAAACACGGCAAGATGCCCGATTATCTGGATGTGATTGATCAGCGTTTGCCGGGCATTCCGGTGGTCAGCACCGTGCTGCGCGGATTGTCGTCACTGGCCAGTATTGCCAGCGGCGGTTCTATCGGGCGGGAAGGGGCGATGGTGCAGCTTTCGGCGCTGAGCGGCAGTCTGCTCGGGCGTTTTTCGCGTTTTAAAGGCGTCCATCAGTCGGATATTATCGCGATGGCCGCAGCGGGCGGACTGGCGGCGGTGTATCACGCCCCGTTTGCCGGTGCGCTGTTTGTGGCAGAAATCGCCTTCGGCGTGACCGCCGTGCAGCGGCTGATCCCGCTGTTCATTTCGGCCTCGGTCGCAGTGCTTACCGTGAGGTCGCTGACGGATTACGCGCCGCTTTATCTTTATTCCTCGGTCTCTTTCAGCCCGTCTTTGGGCGCGATTTTCACCGTGCTGATTATCGGTGTCGCGACGGGGATCCTCGGGCCATTATTCATTTCGTCTATTGATAAAGTCCGTCAGTGGATGAAACCCATTTCTCATCCCGCGCTGCGTCTCGGGCTGGGCGGACTGGGCGTCGGGCTGGTGGCAATGATTTCGCCGCTGGTGCTTGGTAACGGTTTTGAAGTCATCGATTTAATTCTCAACGATGGCGATTTACAGACGTCGTTGCTGGTGCTGCTGATCCTGAAAATTCTCGCGACGGCGATCACCATCGGTTCCGGTGCGGTGGGCGGATTGTTTACGCCATCGTTACTGATTGGTGCGGCGGGCGGGGCGCTGGTCTGTACTTTCCTGCAATGGCTGGGATTTGATCCCGGTCCGGTCGGGCTTTACGCCGCCATTGGCATGAGTGCGCTGCTGGCGGCGACCAGTCACGCGCCGCTGATGTCGATCATGATGGCGTTCGAAATGACCCTCAACAGTTCGCTGCTGTTCCCGCTGATGCTGGCGACGGCGATCTCTTATGTGGTTGCCTCACGTCTTAAAGTCGGCGGAACCTATCCGGTGCTGACACGGCATAATGCGCGGTTTGCGGCGAAAAATGCCTTTGAATACAGCACGGTGGCCTCGCTGATTTCACCGTGTTCGAAAATGTACGTTGATGCCTCGCTGTCTGAAGTGGTCAGCGAAGGGCTGAAACAGCGCACGCGTTATGTGTACGTGGTGGATCGGGAAGAGCGTTTTCTCGGCGTGGTGCCGACTAACGTGGTGGCGGCTGGTCTTATTGATGGCAGCGTGAAATCCGACAGCCCGATGGACTCTTTTATCGAGCAGGAGTTCACCACAATTTTCCAGCAGGCCAGCTACGAGCAGGCGTGGGCGATGTTCAGCAACTCGCCGCTCGAACGTCTTCCGGTGCTGGAAGATGCCGAATCGCGGCGGTTACTGGGCGTGATCACCAAAGCCTCATTGCTGAATAAAGCCAAAGATTTCCTCTGA
- the tcyL gene encoding cystine ABC transporter permease, translating into MQESIQLVLDSAPFLLKGTLFTLQLSLGGMVFGLILGFILALMRLSHFWPLSWISRFYVSVFRGTPLIAQLFMIYYGLPQFGIELDPIPAAMIGLSLNTAAYTSETLRAAISSIEKGQWEAAASIGMSPWQTLRRVILPQAARTALPPLGNSFIGLVKDTSLAATIQVPELFRQAQLVTSRTLEVFTMYLAASVIYWVLATVLSFLQNRLEDRVNRQDQEPS; encoded by the coding sequence ATGCAAGAAAGTATTCAACTGGTGCTGGATTCAGCACCATTTTTATTGAAAGGTACCCTGTTTACCCTTCAGCTCAGTCTGGGCGGAATGGTCTTCGGGTTGATTCTGGGCTTCATCCTGGCGCTGATGCGCCTTTCGCATTTCTGGCCGCTGTCGTGGATATCGCGTTTTTACGTGTCCGTATTCCGTGGCACGCCGCTGATTGCTCAGCTGTTCATGATTTATTACGGCCTGCCGCAGTTCGGCATCGAGCTGGATCCTATTCCGGCGGCGATGATTGGCCTGTCTTTAAACACCGCGGCTTACACCTCTGAAACCCTGCGTGCGGCGATTTCGTCGATTGAAAAAGGGCAGTGGGAAGCGGCGGCAAGTATTGGTATGAGTCCGTGGCAGACGCTGCGCCGCGTGATTTTACCGCAGGCCGCGCGCACGGCACTTCCGCCGCTCGGCAACAGCTTTATCGGTCTGGTGAAAGATACTTCGCTTGCCGCCACCATTCAGGTACCGGAACTGTTCCGTCAGGCGCAGCTGGTTACTTCGCGCACGCTGGAAGTGTTCACCATGTATCTGGCCGCCTCCGTTATCTACTGGGTGCTGGCGACCGTTTTATCCTTCCTGCAAAACCGTCTGGAAGACCGGGTTAACCGTCAGGATCAGGAGCCTTCATGA